In Aquarana catesbeiana isolate 2022-GZ unplaced genomic scaffold, ASM4218655v1 unanchor238, whole genome shotgun sequence, the following are encoded in one genomic region:
- the LOC141122076 gene encoding LOW QUALITY PROTEIN: uncharacterized protein (The sequence of the model RefSeq protein was modified relative to this genomic sequence to represent the inferred CDS: inserted 2 bases in 2 codons; substituted 1 base at 1 genomic stop codon) has translation MAPMRMEEDRSHMTEKILNLTLEIIYLLTGERFPLVKSGDHMTITVPPCDSLKPERHNMQKILEVIKKMMELLTGEVPIRCQDVTVYFSMEEWEYLEGHKDLYKDVMMDNQPPLTSPDGSSNGNPPERCPRPLYSRDSTQEDHTIPHCYKSGDPIDIEFEVKSEEEERYVRDDQQSMEEDGITGTFIEEDTPTEISTVDGREMRKTSEDCLTLSPDCKVEDEDITQYSPGENPTTSNVHPAPHSVDGPSYSSYPEEPQTVRDGAVLPTEKSFSCTECGKCFHSKSNLNVHKRSHTGEKPYSCTECGKCFSQKSHLYTHQRSHTGEKPYSCPECRKCFHSKSNLNMHKRSHTGEKPYSCSECGKCFSQKSGLSTHQRSHTGEKPYFCPECRKCFSVKSSLYKHQRSHAGEKPYSCPECGKCFSLKSHLFTHQRSHTGEKPYSCSECGKCFSQKSNLYKHQRSHTGEKPYSCPECGKCFSLKSHLFTHQRSHTGEKPYSCPECGKCFSVKFNLYIHQRSHTGEKLYSCPECGKCFSLKSSLFTHQRSHTGEKPYSCPECGKCFSVKSNFYRHQISHTGEKLYVCSECGKCFSYQSSLFTHQRLHTGEKPYSCPECGNCFSDKSYLYKHQRSHTGEKPYSCSECGKCFSVKSNLYRHERFHTGEKPYSCPECGKCFSDKSNFNRHQRSHXGEKPYSCPECGKCFLDKSILYTHQRSHTEEKGREMRKTSEDCLTLSPDCKVEDEDITQYSPGENPTTSNVHPAPHSVDGPSYSSYPEEPQTVRDGAVLPTEKSFSCTECGKCFPSKSNLNRHIRSHTGEKPYSCPECGKCFSVKSDLSTHQRSHTGEKPYSCPECGKCFSLKSYLDTHQRSHTGEKPFSCPECGKCFSQKSHLYRHQRSHTGEKPYSCPECGKCFSVKSHLYRHQRSHTGEKPYSCPECGKCFSVKSHLYRHQRSHTGEKPYSCPECGKCFSEKCSLDKHQRSHTGEKPYSCPECGKCFSQKYNLYTHQRSHTEEKPYSCPECGKCFSQKYNLYTHQRSHTEEKPYSCPECGKCFSQKSYLNTHQRSHTGEKPFSCLECGKCFSVKSSLDTHQRSHTGEKPYSCPECGKCFSDKSHLSTHQRSHTGEKPYSCSECGKCFSEKSSLYRHQRSHTGEKPYSCPECGKCFSDKLYLYTHQRYHTGEKLYSCPECGKCFTQKSHLSKHQRSHXGEKPYSCPEXGNCSSLKSCLPVHQGSHTTLEVY, from the exons gttcctataaggtgtcaggatgtcactgtctatttctccatggaggagtgggagtatttagaaggacacaaggatctctacaaggacgtcatgatggacaatcagccgcccctcacatcaccgg atggatccagtaatgggaacccaccagagagatgtccccgtcctctgtattcccgggattccacacaggaagatcataccatccctcactgttacaag agtggagatccaatcgatatagaatttgaggttaaatcagaagaagaagagaggtatgtgagggatgatcagcagtctatggaggaggatggaataacggggacatttatagaggaggacactcctacagagatcagcacag tagatggacgggagatgaggaaaacctcagaggattgtctcactttgtctccagactgtaaagtagaagatgaggacatcacacagtatagtccaggagaaaacccgactacctcaaatgtccatccggcaccacacagtgtagatggaccatcgtattcctcttatcctgaggaacctcagactgtgagggacggggccgtccttccaacagagaagagcttttcctgtactgagtgcgggaagtgtttccattctaaatccaatcttaatgtgcataaaagatctcacacaggagagaagccatattcctgtactgagtgcgggaaatgtttttcacagaagtcccatctttacacacatcagagatctcacacaggggagaagccgtattcctgtcctgagtgcaggaaatgtttccaTTCTAAATCCAATCTTAAtatgcataaaagatctcacacaggtgagaagccgtattcttgttctgagtgtgggaaatgtttttcacagaagtccggtctttccacacatcagagatctcacactggggagaagccatatttctgtcctgagtgcaggaaatgtttttcagtgaagtccagtctttacaaacatcagagatctcatgcgggggaaaagccatattcctgtcctgagtgtgggaaatgtttttcattgaagtcccatcttttcacacatcagagatctcacacaggggagaagccgtattcctgttctgagtgtgggaaatgtttttcacagaagtccaatctttacaaacatcagagatctcacacgggggagaagccatattcctgtcctgagtgtgggaaatgtttttcattgaagtcccatcttttcacacatcagagatctcacacaggggagaagccgtattcctgtcctgagtgtgggaaatgtttttcagtgaagttcaatctttacatacatcagagatctcacacaggggagaagctgtattcctgtcctgagtgtgggaaatgtttttcattgaagtccaGTCTTTTCACacaccagagatctcacacaggggagaagccgtattcctgtcctgagtgtgggaaatgtttttcagtgaaatcAAActtttacagacatcagatatctcacacaggggagaagctatatgtgtgttctgagtgcgggaaatgtttttcataccAGTCCAGtcttttcacacatcagagattacacacaggggagaagccatattcctgtcctgagtgtgggaattgtttttcagacaagtcctatctttacaaacatcagagatctcacacaggggagaagccctattcctgttctgagtgcgggaaatgtttttcagtgaaatcAAATCTTTACAGACATGagagatttcacacgggggagaagccgtattcctgtcctgagtgcgggaaatgtttttcagacaagtccaattttaacagacatcagagatctc atggggagaagccgtattcctgtcctgagtgtgggaaatgttttttagatAAGTCcattctttacacacatcagagatctcacacggaggagaag ggacgggagatgaggaaaacctcagaggattgtctcactttgtctccagactgtaaagtagaagatgaggacatcacacagtatagtccaggagaaaacccgactacctcaaatgtccatccggcaccacacagtgtagatggaccatcgtattcctcttatcctgaggaacctcagactgtgagggacggtgccgtccttccaacagagaagagcttttcctgtactgagtgcgggaagtgtttcccttcTAAATCCAATCTTAATaggcatataagatctcacacgggggagaagccgtattcctgtcctgagtgcgggaaatgtttttcagtgaagtctgatctttccacacatcagagatctcacacaggagaaaagccgtattcctgtcctgagtgcgggaaatgtttttcactgaagtcctatcttgacacacatcagagatctcacacgggggagaagccgttttcctgtcctgagtgcgggaaatgtttttcacagaagtctcatctttacagacatcagagatctcacacaggggagaagccgtattcctgtcctgagtgcgggaaatgtttttcagtgaagtctcatctttacagacatcagagatctcacacaggagagaagccatattcctgtcctgagtgcgggaaatgtttttcagtgaagtctcatctttacagacatcagagatctcacacaggagagaagccatattcctgtcctgagtgcgggaaatgtttttcagagaagtgcAGTCTTGAcaagcatcagagatctcacacaggggagaagccgtattcctgtcctgagtgtgggaaatgtttttcacagaagtacaatctttacacacatcagcgatctcacacggaggagaaaccgtattcctgtcctgagtgtgggaaatgtttttcacagaagtacaatctttacacacatcagcgatctcacacggaggagaaaccgtattcctgtcctgagtgcgggaaatgtttttcacagaagtcctatcttaacacacatcagagatctcacacaggagagaagccattttcctgtcttgagtgcgggaaatgtttttcagtaaagtccagtcttgacacacatcagagatctcacactggggagaagccgtattcctgtcctgagtgtgggaaatgtttttcagataagtcccatctttccacacatcagagatctcacacaggggagaagccgtattcctgttctgagtgcgggaaatgtttttcagaaaagtccagtctttacagacatcagagatctcacacaggggagaagccgtattcctgtcctgagtgcgggaaatgtttttcagataagttgtatctttacacacatcagagatatcacacaggggagaaactgtattcctgtcctgagtgtgggaaatgttttacacagaagtcccatctttccaaacatcagagatctc acggggagaagccgtattcctgtcctgagtgagggaattgttcctcactgaagtcctgtcttcctgtacatcagggatcccacacaaccctcgaggtgtattag